Proteins co-encoded in one Chitinispirillales bacterium ANBcel5 genomic window:
- a CDS encoding T9SS type A sorting domain-containing protein, protein MHRFSSRFIESTLVFLLLIIVFNPGISAAQTAEVSRSGDTWTTTIEENSHYSGNSLADAIDAAVRRIDNGTINIRNSGNLTGTINPRANQTFDFHGNEINATRGFSARHTNGITIRNLRMTGAPNSAISFHGCSYVHLHNISMIFSGNTAGGVRIDNDRYSNLVRTTNLRVTGVFEIQGTRGHGFETYGIDSMVVERFYSRHTNYCGLILNETRNAEIGYINAFRADYGGGYAGFRTPNGSGPNITVDTLIATECGRGFFSLTRTDGVTINYVEITGCSNIGIWIENVPNNRVLSGYVWENRSNTSISGSNTRGSSIDVQNRPPPGGGIGSVLPPPFVVSPEDPPVTEIEKGDGEKIENLLIYEVSHGANWNIRSGIQNGQTVFGDRDFTFADVPDALAGEEWIQTAMNSRSNTSLSEYAEFSAKEEVSIYIAHSDRVEEKPDWLSEYDLTDMVVTVQEDATTQRTLSVYQKTVSENEQISLGINSNDGTTTSLMYFVIVTEVPSTTMTHLQNTTASSLHLAIYPSSFYSTTTISYNVPKHTDYELNVYALNGELVKTLKSRKVARKGVSSISFDGSRLASGVYFVKLTAGNEFMHKRMFLMK, encoded by the coding sequence ATGCACAGATTCAGTAGCCGTTTTATAGAAAGCACACTGGTTTTTTTACTGCTGATTATTGTCTTCAACCCAGGCATAAGTGCGGCTCAGACCGCAGAGGTCTCCCGCTCAGGAGACACCTGGACAACGACAATAGAGGAAAACAGTCACTATTCAGGGAACAGTCTTGCCGATGCAATTGATGCGGCAGTAAGAAGAATCGATAACGGAACAATCAATATTAGAAACTCCGGAAATCTCACAGGAACAATAAACCCCAGAGCAAATCAAACATTTGATTTCCATGGCAATGAGATTAACGCAACAAGGGGTTTTAGCGCAAGGCATACCAATGGAATTACTATAAGAAACCTGAGAATGACAGGGGCTCCTAACTCTGCAATCTCTTTTCACGGCTGTTCTTATGTCCACCTTCACAATATTTCCATGATTTTTAGCGGAAACACCGCCGGTGGAGTAAGAATTGACAATGATCGTTACAGCAACCTGGTCAGAACAACCAACCTTAGAGTAACCGGAGTTTTTGAAATTCAGGGAACCAGAGGACACGGTTTTGAGACCTATGGTATTGATAGTATGGTGGTAGAAAGGTTTTATTCGCGACACACCAACTATTGTGGTTTGATTCTCAATGAAACAAGAAATGCCGAAATAGGGTACATCAATGCTTTCAGAGCCGATTACGGTGGTGGCTATGCCGGGTTTAGAACACCCAACGGTAGCGGACCTAATATAACTGTCGATACATTGATTGCGACCGAGTGCGGAAGAGGCTTTTTCAGTTTAACAAGAACCGATGGAGTAACAATTAACTATGTAGAAATTACAGGTTGTTCCAATATCGGTATCTGGATTGAAAATGTTCCAAATAACCGGGTGCTAAGCGGGTATGTCTGGGAAAACCGAAGTAACACCTCCATATCGGGAAGCAATACCCGTGGTAGCAGTATTGATGTCCAGAACCGTCCGCCACCTGGTGGAGGTATTGGATCTGTTCTTCCTCCTCCTTTCGTAGTTTCTCCTGAGGATCCTCCTGTCACCGAGATTGAAAAAGGTGATGGGGAAAAGATAGAAAATCTCCTAATTTATGAAGTGAGTCACGGAGCCAACTGGAACATCAGATCCGGTATCCAGAACGGGCAAACTGTTTTTGGTGACAGAGACTTTACATTTGCAGATGTACCAGATGCCTTAGCTGGTGAAGAATGGATACAAACCGCAATGAATTCACGATCCAATACGTCTCTTTCCGAATATGCTGAGTTTAGTGCCAAAGAAGAAGTAAGTATCTACATCGCACACTCAGACAGAGTTGAAGAAAAGCCCGACTGGCTTTCAGAGTATGATCTGACTGATATGGTGGTGACTGTTCAGGAAGATGCAACAACGCAAAGAACACTATCAGTGTACCAAAAGACTGTATCAGAAAACGAGCAAATTAGCCTGGGCATTAACTCCAACGACGGCACCACAACATCGTTGATGTATTTCGTTATTGTCACCGAAGTCCCTTCCACCACCATGACTCATCTCCAGAATACAACAGCATCATCACTCCATTTAGCTATTTATCCAAGCTCCTTCTATTCAACTACAACGATTTCCTATAACGTACCAAAGCATACAGACTATGAACTGAACGTATATGCACTGAATGGGGAACTGGTAAAAACACTAAAAAGTAGAAAGGTAGCGCGAAAAGGTGTTTCTTCCATTTCATTTGACGGAAGCAGGCTTGCCAGCGGGGTATATTTTGTCAAACTTACTGCCGGTAACGAGTTCATGCACAAAAGGATGTTTTTGATGAAATGA
- the lgt gene encoding prolipoprotein diacylglyceryl transferase: MSHINWNINPEIVNIFGISIRYYGVLFGAGVLLCLYILRWIFENENIPSEKGEKLPLYLMIGALAGARLGHTLFYQASYYLSNPLEIFLPIQRTIEGGYRFSGFQGLASHGGAIGLIIAFIIYSKKAKLPMVRTMDLIAIVAPLGAFFVRLGNLMNSEIVGLPTSVPWAFVFQRNDSIPRHPAQLYEATAYLFTFLVLLFLYKAKKHTLKNGFYFGLSMIMIFIARFFIEFVKERHVAFEEHLALSMGQLLSIPFVLLGIGFIVFGYFGDKKLLSSKGDGLKEG, from the coding sequence ATGAGCCACATTAATTGGAATATTAACCCCGAAATCGTGAATATATTTGGTATTTCAATCAGGTACTACGGAGTGTTGTTTGGTGCCGGAGTATTACTTTGCCTCTATATCTTACGATGGATTTTTGAAAACGAAAACATACCATCTGAGAAAGGCGAAAAGCTCCCTCTTTATCTGATGATTGGGGCTTTGGCAGGGGCGAGACTGGGACATACGCTCTTCTATCAGGCCTCTTATTACCTGAGCAACCCTTTGGAGATATTTCTTCCCATTCAAAGAACCATTGAGGGGGGGTATAGGTTTTCGGGCTTTCAGGGATTGGCAAGTCATGGTGGTGCGATAGGGTTAATCATTGCCTTTATTATTTATTCCAAAAAGGCGAAGCTGCCGATGGTCAGGACAATGGATTTGATCGCGATTGTCGCGCCTCTGGGCGCGTTTTTTGTCAGACTTGGTAACCTGATGAATTCTGAAATAGTTGGACTGCCAACCTCTGTGCCCTGGGCATTTGTTTTCCAGCGTAACGATTCTATACCACGACATCCGGCCCAGCTCTATGAAGCAACAGCGTATCTGTTTACCTTTTTAGTGTTGTTGTTTTTGTACAAGGCAAAAAAACATACTTTGAAAAACGGATTCTATTTCGGGTTATCGATGATAATGATTTTCATAGCACGATTCTTTATTGAATTTGTTAAAGAGCGCCACGTTGCCTTTGAAGAACATCTGGCTCTTAGCATGGGGCAATTACTCAGTATTCCATTTGTTTTGTTGGGAATTGGATTTATAGTCTTTGGATATTTCGGGGATAAAAAACTATTGAGTTCAAAAGGTGATGGGTTAAAGGAAGGTTAA